Within Kineothrix sp. MB12-C1, the genomic segment ACATTGGGCTGGATTCTTTGCATGATACCTCCTGATTTATATCGTATGAAGCGAATTTTGCACTCTGATACCGAACATTCGAAATCCTCCCTATTCCGGCTGCTTTCTCATGTCTTGCAGGTCTCAAAGTCATATTTTTTTATGTGAGTATGAAACATATACTCCAAGGAACGGATGGAAGAATATTTGGAGAATTCCAATGGATAACTATTTATAGAAATACCATTTACGCTGAACTTACTCCGGAAGGGAAGCATGGGGTTATATCCAACTTAAAACTTTATAAAGCAGAAAAATGAGAAGAGGTTCTGAACTATGATTTATTTCATGATTCAGAGCCTTTCTTAATGGAAATCATTATATATTTTATGGGACTTATTTATTTAATTTCGACAGTACAGCATTTAAATTTCTTCTATAATTTTCAGAATTTCATTGGTGGTTTCTACTCATGATTACTTATCCCCTCAAGTTTCTCTATATAATATTGAGTATTTATAATAAGCCATAGTTGAGCATCGAATCTCATAATAGTCCAAAAGGATAAGCCCTGTAGATTATATTCTGCTGCCAGCCTGGCATGTGCATCGAAGCTTCTCGCATCTTTGAACCAAATGATATGCAGAGTTCCATTATTATCTGTATAATAAAAATAAGGCGATTGTGCCGCTTCGTTAAAATGTATCGGTATATTGTTAGTCGCTGCAATTTGTACTGCATTATTATTGGATATTATGATAGCCCCTGTTGCACCGGGAACATGGGGAAGTGTCCAATCATAACCTTGTGTGGTAAGTCCCAGAAAAATTTTTTCAGAGGGCATAATAGTAACCATGTAATCTAACAATTCTGTTAAGACATTAAAAGAATAAATTGAGATTGGGTAGCTGTACATCCTTGCCCAATCATAAGAAGCCAATATAATTCCATCTGCGTATTGTGATAATTTTGAATAATCTATTTTTTCGAAGTACACGATAGGCGCGTTATAATTTATAATAGGTGTTATGCTAATAACTATTCTATAACCTTCTGAATGAAATATCTCAGAAGCTCTTTTCAAGTATTCGGCCAGGATGTTTATATTATCATAGGTGATGTTACTGATATATACATTAATGCCATAATAACCTTTCGTTTTCACTATTTCAAGAGCATTACGAATAAGGCGATCCTGTACAGAAGGATTATTTAAAATATTGTAGGAAACTTCACTGTTGGCTATTCCTTCTTCCGTAATTGCGGAAACAAGCATCATGGGTGCGACACCGTAAGCTTTGGCCAACTGAATAATTTCCGTGTCGTCATCATTAGTGATAATTTCCCCTTCACTTGTAGCTCTATAATTGAAAATAGTCAGATAAGATAAATAAGGAAGCGTTTTCATCAAAACGGATTTATCTATATAAGGAAAAGCATAACCACTTGTGGCAATTGTTTGTGTTCGATTTGTTTGATAACTTATGACGATAGTTTCACCGGGATATATAAATTCTCTATCTGAAAGATAGGGATTATTTCTTAATAAATCCATTGTTGAAACCCCGTATTGTTCTGCAATGCTCACTAATGTGTCGCCGGGCTTAACAGTGTGAAGTGTTTCCGGTTGAACAATCACAATGGTTTGTCCTATTGCTAAATTATCGGGGTTAGTAATTCCATTTTCCAATATTAATCTGTCAACGGAGGTTTCGTAGTATTCTGCTATTGAATAGATAGTTTCACCGGCTTGAACAACGTGTATAATCATAATTAACTCTCAAAGGTTCTTATTAACTGTATTATATGCTATTTGTACTTATTCGTGACATTATGGTATGTATATTAGTGTAATTAAAAAAAACCAATAGGTATAAAATAAAAATTAAGAAAATATTAACATAATCTGACCTTGTAGCTCACATCAGAACTTGTTATGATTTAATTGGGGTTTTATGTATGTAAAATTAAGAAACGAAATGTATATGCAGTTTAAAGCTAAAGCTACAGGTTGCAAGAAAGGTATAGGTATTAGGGTGAGTAGGAGTGAAAATGGGCAGGTTCTCAGTAAACAGGCTACGAATTGGTTTCGTGGGATTGCCGCGATTATGATAGTATTATCCCATTATGCGGAATGGTGGACATGGTTTACACCTACAGAGGGGAATGCAGAAGTGATTCGCCTTGCGATATCTAAGCTTGGTCCTTATGGTGTGAGTATCTTTTTCTTGTTTTCCGGATATGCGATGGTGAAGTCTCTGGGGCAGGAGAGAATGTATCCGGAATTCATATGGAAAAGAATAAAAAATGTATATCTTCCATATTTCATTATCGTAGGAATTATTGAATTGCTTTCGGGAGGATTTTCCTCTGTGCAGGATTTCTGGAGCTTTGCCAGCGGTTATGATTATTGGTATATGTTTGTTCTTTTTATTCTTTATATTGGTTTTATTGCTATATGGACAATTTTAGGAGGGAGAGGGCTTAGAGTGGGCACATTTGTGGTGTTTACCTGGTTGATCTCTTATATGTTATATAGTAAAGGAATGCAGGATTTCTGGTTTATATCGAACATCGCTTTTGCTATTGGCGTTACAGTAGGGGAATATGAAGAGAACGCGAAGGGGTTCATTGAGCGTGCAGGTATTTTCACACTCATTGTTCTGGCGATGGGAATGGTTTTTGTCGTTTATACCGGATTATTTCCTAAGACCGGAGTGGAAACAGGTGTTGATGAATGGAAGTTATGGAAAGAAGTCGGTGCTGCAGCGATATGGGCGATTCTTATCCTAATAATAGCGTCCAAATGGCGTATATATAACAAAGGGATTATGGCACTCGGAAGAAGTTCTCTCTATGTTTATTTGACGCACACCTATATTTTTATGAGATGCGTTAATAACTTTAATTTCAGTTTTGCAGCGCGCTTTCTTATCAGTGCTATCATTACAGTCGCGGTTTCTCTTATATGTAATCGGTTGATGATACGTTTATTTCATTCACCATTTCGCAGGGAGGAGAGCCCGAGTGTATAAGAAGTGCATAGGAAAAGAAATGCTTTAACCTTTACATATCGGTCTGTCTTTACAAATATATCGTAGGAGGAAAAGAGATGAGAGTTTTATTTATCGGAGGAACCGGCACAATTAGTACGGCAATCTCCAAACAGTTGTTGGAGGAAGGTCACGAGTTATATCTAATTAATAGAGGGAACAGAATGGATGTATTACCGGAAGGTGTTCATTCCATCATTACTGACATTGAGGATGAAGAGAAAGTTAAGGAATAAGATAGAGGGTGAAGAGTATCTGATGAAACTCTATAGAGAGAATGGTTTCCCGGTTACTATTGTAAGACCTAGCTATACTTATGATGAGCGCTCAGTGCCGCTGGGTGTGCATGGAGAGAAGGGAAGCTATCAGGTAGTGAAGAGAATGTTGGAAGGGAAGCCGGTCATCATCCACGGGGATGGTACTTCGCTTTGGACAATGACTCATAACAGTGATTTTGCAAGAGGTTTTATCGGGCTTATGGGTAATCTGCATGCCATTGGAGAATCTGTGCAGATAACGAGTGATGAGAGCCTGACATGGAATCAAATATATGAAGCCATCGCGAAGGCGCTAGGCGTTCCGTTAATTGCTATCCATGTAGCATCCCAGTTCCTGGATGCCAGCAGCGATTACGATTTCAGAGGCAGTTTGATTGGAGATAAGGCTAATAGTGTAGTTTTTGATAATCAGAAGTTGAAAAGGCTTGTGCCCGGGTTCAGCGCGAAGATAAGATATGATCAGGGAGTTCGGGAATCGATTGACTTTATCCTATCTCACCCTGAATATCAGAAAGAAGATCCGGAATTCGATGCATGGTGTGATGCAGTAGTAGAAGCAGTAACAGAAGCTGCCGATAAGGTGAGGAATTCCTTGAAGAAATAATAGGTAAGAGGTAACTGAGAGGGTACTGAACAGTTACGATAAGAGGGCTTAAGGAAATGGAGAAAGCGTATAAATTAGAATTTGCCGGAGAGAAGATGGGTGGGCTGTATGTGAATTGCTGCGGCTGTTCGAAGACAGAACCTCTCCATAGCTTTGGGCCGGCGCTGAAGCCGCATTATTTAATTCACTATATTTTAAGCGGAAAGGGAAAACTGTCCATTGGTGACTCGGTTTATCCTTTAGAGGCTGGATATGGTTTTTTAATTACGCCGGAAGAATTGACCTTCTACCAATCCGACGAAGAGAACCCATGGACCTATGTGTGGGTAGGTTTTAGCGGGTCCAGTGCGGAGGAATATGTAAGGACAATTGGTCTGTCCGCTTCGCATCCGGTCTTTAAGTCGGAACGTTCACAGGAACTGTACCAGACCGTGAAGGATATGATGGAGCACAATACTTATGGACTGGCTGATGGCCTTCGCAGAAACGGACAGCTTGGCATCTTTTTGTCCATCATAGCTGAGGGTGTTCCGATCGTGGAGAAGAATGAAAGTGACCGGGCTAATACTTATGTGAGGAAGGCAGTTGAATTTATTCAAGGGAATTATTGCAATCCTATTAAGGTAACAGATGTGGCAGATTATGTATGCATCAATAGAAGTTACTTATATACCCTTTTTCAGAACTCCCTCGGGATGTCTCCGCAGCAGTTTCTTATGACCTTCCGAATTACAAAAGCGACGGAACTTCTACAACTCACTACCCTATCGGTGGAGAGTGTGGCGCTCTCCTGCGGTTATCAGGACCCTATTGTCTTCACCAAAGCATTTAGACAGATGAAGAAGATGTCGCCATCCGCTTACCGGAAAGATATTGTGAAGGGTGAAACGAGAAGAAACAAAGAACATCTGAAACAAGTAGAAGAATTCATTAATCAAATCAAACGGATAGAAAATTAAGCTGAACATTTACAAATAGTTAACATTTAAACAGGTAATTGCAACAAAGCATCATAGAATTTATGGCTCGTATTATTATAATTCTAAGTAACAGGCAATATAGAATAGTAAACATATATGTGTAATTATTCAGCAGGTCTACGCATTTATTGCGCTGACCGTAAGAATACATAGGGAAGGGAAAGAGATGGGTACGGGTGAAGCTATGAAAGAAATAATACTGAAAAAATTTGAGGAAGTATTCGGAGATACGAATGGGACAAAGGCTTATTTTGCGCCCGGCCGTGTGAATATGATTGGAGAACATACGGATTACAATGGCGGTCATGTATTTCCTTGTGCACTTACGATTGGTACATATGCGGTAGCAAGAAAGAGAAATGATAATAGACTTCGTTTCTATTCCATGAATTTCGAGCATTTAGGAATAATGGAATCCAGTATAGAAAATTTGAATCCTGAAAAAGAAGCAGATTGGACGAATTATCCGAAGGGGGTTATGTGGGCTTTTGAGCAAAAGGGCTACGAGATTCCCTATGGTATGGACTTACTATTAAATGGAAATATACCTAACGGTTCAGGTCTGTCCTCTTCTGCATCGGTGGAGGTATTGACCGGATTTATTTTAAGGGATTTCTATGGATTTGATGTGACGAATCAGGATTTGGCACTGATAGGGCAGTATGCGGAGAATAATTTTAATGGGGTGAATTGCGGTATTATGGATCAATTTGCCATTGCTATGGGAAAGGAATCACATGCCATTTTCCTGGATACATCGGATCTTTCCTTTGAGTACGCGCCTATTAAGTTGGAAAATGCTAAGATAGTTATCGCTTGCAGCAATAAAAAGCGTGGGTTAGGAGACTCCAAATACAACGAAAGAAGAAATGAATGTGAGACAGCTCTTGCTGAGATTCAGAATGCGGTAGGAATTAATGGTTTGGGTGATTTGACAGAAGAGCAGTTTGAATTATATAAGTCCATGATTAAGGATGAAGTTCGCGTTAAACGTGCAAAACATGCTGTGTATGAGAACCAGAGGACGATAAAAGCGGTAGAAGCTTTGAAAAAGAATGATGTGGAACTGTTCGGTAAACTGATGAATGAGTCCCATGTATCTCTTCGCGATGATTATGAAGTGACAGGAATTGAACTGGATACCCTTGCAGAAGAAGCATGGAAAGTCGATGGTTGTATCGGCTCCCGGATGACCGGTGCCGGCTTCGGGGGCTGTACGGTGAGTATTGTGAAGACAGATGCCATCGATGGCTTTATAGAAGCAGTAGGGACGGCTTATCAGGAAAAGATAGGATATGCGGCAGATTTTTACGTGGTGGATATCGGAGACGGTCCTTCTGTCTTATGAAACTAACGGATAATCCGAGGAAGGCATGGTTACTAAGATGATACAGCAAGATATTAAAAAGTTAATCTCCTATGGACTGAATACAGGGTTGATTAAAAAAGAAGATGTAATATATACGATGAATCGCCTACTGGAGTTCTTTCATATGGATAGCTTTGAAGCCGCAGAAGGGGATAATAATTCTTCCCATAATCCTTATAGCGAGGATGAAGAGGAGAACTTGGAGGTAATTCTTAAGAGTATGATGGACCATGCTTGGCAAACAGGAATTCTACAAGAGGATAGTATTGTATACAGAGATTTATTCGATACGAAGATTATGGGACTTCTTACACCACGCCCCAGCGAGGTAATAGGAAGGTTCTGGGAGCTATATAGAGAAAGTCCGAAGAAAGCCACGGATTTCTATTATAAGTTTAGCCAGGACACAGATTATATCCGAAGATATAGGATTAAGAAGGATCGAAAGTGGATTGCTCCGACCAAATATGGTGATTTGGATATTACGATTAATCTTTCCAAACCGGAGAAAGACCCCAAAGCCATTGCGGCGGCTAGAAATATTAAGTCGAGCGGCTATCCGAAATGCCTTCTTTGCAGGGAGAATGAAGGATATGCGGGGCATGTGAATCATCCGGCAAGGCAGAATCATAGAATCATACCGATAGAAATCAATGATGCGGACTGGGGCTTCCAGTATTCCCCTTACGTATATTATAATGAGCATTGCATCGTATTTTGCGGGGAACATGTGCCGATGAAGATCGAACGCTCTACCTTTATTAAGCTGTTCGACTTCGTGAAGCAGTTCCCGCATTACTTCGTAGGTTCTAATGCAGATCTTCCTATTGTGGGCGGCTCTATTTTAAGCCACGATCATTTCCAGGGAGGTAATTATGAATTTGCCATGGCGAAGGCCCCTATTGAAAAGACATTCCGGATAGAGGGATTCGAAGATGTGGAGGCAGGAATTGTGAATTGGCCTATGTCCGTAATCCGCATATCGGCAGAAGAAAGCGACAGGCTGGTAGCTCTTGCAGATAGGATTCTGGGAAAATGGAGAGAATATACGGACGAATCCGCTTTTATCTTTGCACATACGGAGGGCGAACCTCATAATACAATTACGCCTATTGCCAGGATGAGGGATGAAAAGTTCGAGTTAGACCTTGTGCTTCGCAATAATATCACTACTGAAGAACATCCCTTGGGAGTTTATCATCCTCATGCGAAACTTCACCATATTAAGAAAGAGAATATCGGCCTAATTGAAGTTATGGGATTAGCTGTTCTTCCGGCCAGACTGACGGATGAAATGAATGCCTTGGCAGACGCTGTTTTAATGGGTGAGGATATTAGTAAGAATGAAATGCTTGCAAAGCACGAAGATTGGGTAAATGAATTTTTACCGGGCTATGAGGCTGCAGACAGGGATACGAAAGAAAAGCTGACGTCAATATTGGAAAAAGAAATTGGCGACGTATTCATGGAGGTGCTCGAGGATGCCGGAGTATATAAGCGGACGGAAGAAGGGCAAAATGCCTTCGACCGATTTATGAAGATATTATAAAATATAAGAATATTGGTAACTGTTCAGCACCTTTACAGTTACCAATATTTTTATTTAAACCGGCGGGAAATTTTTCTGTCGCTTTATTTTTCAAGTTGTCTTCAGGAAGACGGTAGGCTGAATAGTAACGTATTTTACAGAATGTAGCCTTCAGATAGAACAATGCCTCTCAGAAAGTGCTCAATATGTCGGCGTTGGCTGGAAGAAAGCCTTTGCAGGGCATATATATAGGAATCATATCTTTTTATGCTGCGGATATGGTTTGAAAGCAGAATATCAGCAGAATCTCGGTATTCGGATAAATATAAAATATAGTCGGTAGATACTTTGAAGATATCGGATAAATTGATAAGCAAATCGGCGCTTGGCACGCTGATTCCGCATTCGATTTTACTTAAGGACGCCTGTGTGGCACCTATGTGATTCGCCAGAAAATCCTGAGTAAAATGCTGCTCCATCCTTAGTTGTTTAATTCTTGTTTTCATTTGTAAAACCCCCTGTGATTATAATAATATATTATATTCGCCAGAAAAATCCCTACTTATACGATATTTCATAGGGGTAATATTATTCAAGGTAAACCTATGACATAAAACAAATATATGTGATATACTTTTTTCAGGAGATGATGACGTGAAATTTTTATTAACAGCATTAAATGCAAAATATATTCATTCCAATCCGGCAATATATAGTCTTCGTGCTTACGCAGGAAAAGAATATGAAGAGCATATTGCCATAGCGGAATATACCATTAATCATAGAGTGGAGAACATCCTGGCGGATATATATAAAAGCAGTCCGGATGTAATCGGCTTCTCTTGTTATATATGGAACTTCGGAATGATTCGTGAGATCATCACGGAGCTTCGAAAAATCCTTCCGTCAGTACCCATTTGGTTAGGTGGGCCGGAAGTATCCTATGATGCGGAGAAACTAATAGAGGAATGTCCGGCAGTCACAGGGATAATGGTAGGAGAGGGGGAGAAGACCTTCCTTGAACTCCTGCAATACTATATAGAAAATACAGGAAGTTCAGGGGAACAAAAGCTTGCGGAAATAGCA encodes:
- a CDS encoding LysM peptidoglycan-binding domain-containing protein; this translates as MIIHVVQAGETIYSIAEYYETSVDRLILENGITNPDNLAIGQTIVIVQPETLHTVKPGDTLVSIAEQYGVSTMDLLRNNPYLSDREFIYPGETIVISYQTNRTQTIATSGYAFPYIDKSVLMKTLPYLSYLTIFNYRATSEGEIITNDDDTEIIQLAKAYGVAPMMLVSAITEEGIANSEVSYNILNNPSVQDRLIRNALEIVKTKGYYGINVYISNITYDNINILAEYLKRASEIFHSEGYRIVISITPIINYNAPIVYFEKIDYSKLSQYADGIILASYDWARMYSYPISIYSFNVLTELLDYMVTIMPSEKIFLGLTTQGYDWTLPHVPGATGAIIISNNNAVQIAATNNIPIHFNEAAQSPYFYYTDNNGTLHIIWFKDARSFDAHARLAAEYNLQGLSFWTIMRFDAQLWLIINTQYYIEKLEGISNHE
- a CDS encoding acyltransferase family protein, with amino-acid sequence MSRSENGQVLSKQATNWFRGIAAIMIVLSHYAEWWTWFTPTEGNAEVIRLAISKLGPYGVSIFFLFSGYAMVKSLGQERMYPEFIWKRIKNVYLPYFIIVGIIELLSGGFSSVQDFWSFASGYDYWYMFVLFILYIGFIAIWTILGGRGLRVGTFVVFTWLISYMLYSKGMQDFWFISNIAFAIGVTVGEYEENAKGFIERAGIFTLIVLAMGMVFVVYTGLFPKTGVETGVDEWKLWKEVGAAAIWAILILIIASKWRIYNKGIMALGRSSLYVYLTHTYIFMRCVNNFNFSFAARFLISAIITVAVSLICNRLMIRLFHSPFRREESPSV
- a CDS encoding AraC family transcriptional regulator, whose protein sequence is MEKAYKLEFAGEKMGGLYVNCCGCSKTEPLHSFGPALKPHYLIHYILSGKGKLSIGDSVYPLEAGYGFLITPEELTFYQSDEENPWTYVWVGFSGSSAEEYVRTIGLSASHPVFKSERSQELYQTVKDMMEHNTYGLADGLRRNGQLGIFLSIIAEGVPIVEKNESDRANTYVRKAVEFIQGNYCNPIKVTDVADYVCINRSYLYTLFQNSLGMSPQQFLMTFRITKATELLQLTTLSVESVALSCGYQDPIVFTKAFRQMKKMSPSAYRKDIVKGETRRNKEHLKQVEEFINQIKRIEN
- a CDS encoding galactokinase; the protein is MKEIILKKFEEVFGDTNGTKAYFAPGRVNMIGEHTDYNGGHVFPCALTIGTYAVARKRNDNRLRFYSMNFEHLGIMESSIENLNPEKEADWTNYPKGVMWAFEQKGYEIPYGMDLLLNGNIPNGSGLSSSASVEVLTGFILRDFYGFDVTNQDLALIGQYAENNFNGVNCGIMDQFAIAMGKESHAIFLDTSDLSFEYAPIKLENAKIVIACSNKKRGLGDSKYNERRNECETALAEIQNAVGINGLGDLTEEQFELYKSMIKDEVRVKRAKHAVYENQRTIKAVEALKKNDVELFGKLMNESHVSLRDDYEVTGIELDTLAEEAWKVDGCIGSRMTGAGFGGCTVSIVKTDAIDGFIEAVGTAYQEKIGYAADFYVVDIGDGPSVL
- the galT gene encoding UDP-glucose--hexose-1-phosphate uridylyltransferase; its protein translation is MIQQDIKKLISYGLNTGLIKKEDVIYTMNRLLEFFHMDSFEAAEGDNNSSHNPYSEDEEENLEVILKSMMDHAWQTGILQEDSIVYRDLFDTKIMGLLTPRPSEVIGRFWELYRESPKKATDFYYKFSQDTDYIRRYRIKKDRKWIAPTKYGDLDITINLSKPEKDPKAIAAARNIKSSGYPKCLLCRENEGYAGHVNHPARQNHRIIPIEINDADWGFQYSPYVYYNEHCIVFCGEHVPMKIERSTFIKLFDFVKQFPHYFVGSNADLPIVGGSILSHDHFQGGNYEFAMAKAPIEKTFRIEGFEDVEAGIVNWPMSVIRISAEESDRLVALADRILGKWREYTDESAFIFAHTEGEPHNTITPIARMRDEKFELDLVLRNNITTEEHPLGVYHPHAKLHHIKKENIGLIEVMGLAVLPARLTDEMNALADAVLMGEDISKNEMLAKHEDWVNEFLPGYEAADRDTKEKLTSILEKEIGDVFMEVLEDAGVYKRTEEGQNAFDRFMKIL
- a CDS encoding helix-turn-helix domain-containing protein gives rise to the protein MKTRIKQLRMEQHFTQDFLANHIGATQASLSKIECGISVPSADLLINLSDIFKVSTDYILYLSEYRDSADILLSNHIRSIKRYDSYIYALQRLSSSQRRHIEHFLRGIVLSEGYIL